In Bacillus sp. SB49, a single window of DNA contains:
- a CDS encoding response regulator transcription factor, whose product MDYKIGLVEDDPNIRDIVEGYLKKEGYRVYASDTAEKAWEVFEEETPDLWVLDIMLPGMDGYEFCKKIRQTSEVPILIISAKDDEVDKILGLELGGDDYLTKPFSPRELMARVKRHLKRWEALRPVSEEQGDRVIAGELELSYSERRAYFRSEEVEVTTKEFEMLRILASQVNRAFSREELLIKVWGEDYFGSDRAVDDLIKRLRKKMSQLPIETVWGHGYRLREKGS is encoded by the coding sequence ATGGACTATAAGATCGGTCTTGTAGAAGATGATCCGAATATAAGAGATATTGTGGAAGGATATTTGAAGAAAGAAGGCTATCGTGTCTACGCTTCCGATACGGCTGAAAAGGCGTGGGAGGTATTTGAGGAAGAGACACCTGACTTGTGGGTGCTGGATATTATGCTTCCAGGTATGGACGGGTATGAGTTTTGTAAGAAGATAAGGCAGACGTCGGAAGTACCCATTTTAATCATATCAGCGAAGGATGATGAAGTCGATAAAATCCTGGGGCTGGAGCTTGGTGGAGATGATTATTTGACGAAGCCCTTCAGCCCGAGAGAGTTGATGGCGCGTGTGAAGCGTCATTTAAAGAGATGGGAAGCATTACGACCTGTCTCCGAAGAACAGGGAGACAGGGTTATCGCAGGGGAGCTGGAGTTGAGTTATTCCGAGCGTCGGGCTTACTTCCGATCCGAAGAGGTGGAAGTGACGACAAAAGAATTCGAAATGCTCCGCATCCTCGCATCCCAAGTTAATCGTGCTTTTTCCCGGGAGGAACTTCTCATCAAGGTGTGGGGAGAGGACTACTTCGGAAGCGATCGGGCGGTGGATGATCTCATCAAAAGGTTGCGGAAGAAAATGAGCCAGCTTCCGATTGAGACCGTTTGGGGACATGGCTACCGGCTCCGGGAGAAGGGGTCATGA
- a CDS encoding S1C family serine protease, translating into MFDDEKQKKHRKSQYKRSGLAFSVLGAIIAVFLVTTVFQWKGISIHINTDQPTAQANELEIGETQEAVTQAIDEASPAVVGISNIQNGSQGAEKAGTGSGVIYKKDGDKAFVATNHHVVENASELEVILSDGTKVNAELKGSDPLTDLAVLQIDSEHVQKVARLGEAKDVEVGQTAIAIGNPLGMEFAGSATKGIVSGLKRDIPVDINGDQQPDWQTEVIQTDAAINPGNSGGALINLQGEVIGINSMKIAKAEVEGIGFSIPMDVAKPVIEDLESKGQVERPYMGVSLQDVTQVPNQILQDELGLPEDVKGGVLVQGIEQGSPAQKAGIDRYDVITEIDGEEIKSLIDLRKYLYNEMDDGDTADLTVYRDGSPMNIKLTLTSQ; encoded by the coding sequence ATGTTTGATGACGAAAAACAGAAAAAACACCGAAAAAGCCAGTATAAGCGTTCTGGATTGGCCTTCAGCGTCCTAGGTGCCATCATCGCTGTTTTTCTTGTTACGACTGTGTTCCAATGGAAAGGAATTTCCATCCATATCAACACAGATCAGCCTACTGCTCAAGCGAACGAACTTGAGATTGGAGAAACACAAGAGGCCGTAACACAGGCGATAGATGAAGCCTCCCCAGCAGTCGTCGGGATAAGCAATATCCAGAATGGTTCACAAGGTGCAGAAAAAGCCGGTACTGGATCCGGGGTCATTTATAAGAAAGACGGTGATAAAGCTTTTGTTGCCACCAACCATCACGTAGTAGAGAATGCTTCCGAACTGGAAGTCATTTTAAGTGATGGAACGAAAGTGAATGCCGAATTGAAAGGCAGTGACCCGTTAACAGATCTAGCCGTTTTACAGATAGATAGCGAACACGTCCAAAAGGTTGCCCGGTTGGGTGAAGCGAAAGACGTAGAGGTCGGCCAGACAGCCATAGCCATCGGTAACCCGCTAGGCATGGAGTTCGCTGGATCAGCCACCAAAGGTATTGTCAGTGGTCTTAAAAGGGATATCCCTGTAGATATTAACGGAGACCAACAGCCAGACTGGCAGACCGAAGTGATCCAAACGGATGCTGCCATCAACCCAGGAAACAGTGGTGGGGCATTGATAAATCTGCAAGGGGAAGTCATTGGGATTAACTCGATGAAAATTGCCAAAGCAGAAGTGGAAGGCATCGGATTTTCCATCCCGATGGATGTAGCCAAGCCAGTCATCGAGGACCTGGAATCCAAAGGACAAGTAGAACGGCCTTATATGGGCGTTTCACTCCAAGATGTCACTCAGGTACCTAATCAAATCCTGCAGGATGAATTAGGGCTCCCGGAGGATGTTAAAGGAGGCGTGCTTGTACAGGGTATCGAACAAGGTTCCCCCGCCCAAAAGGCAGGAATCGACCGGTACGATGTCATTACGGAAATCGATGGGGAAGAAATAAAATCCCTCATTGATCTAAGAAAGTATCTTTATAACGAAATGGACGATGGAGATACTGCAGATTTGACCGTTTATCGTGACGGCAGCCCAATGAATATAAAACTTACGCTAACCTCTCAATAA
- the cls gene encoding cardiolipin synthase, translating into MDFLPHILSFLLAFNVLLALAIVFLERRDASATWAWLMVLLFLPIVGFILYLIFGRRLSNKEIFTWDKKSRLGLLTAVQEQLQAIKEDKLEVYHEDIIPYEDLIYMHLKNNDALLSQNNEVEIFTDGQKKFHALMQDIEEAEDHIHLLYYILRDDNLGQRLADVLIRKAQQGLEVKLLYDDMGSRLLKRKYKKKLVEAGVQVESFFPSLIPKVNFKINYRNHRKLAIIDGKIGYIGGFNIGDEYLGFNKRFGYWRDTHLRVEGETVNHMQTRFILDWNQASRRDIVYEERYYQAEPKGDVGMQIVSSGPDSEWEQIKHGYIKMILSAKDYVYIQTPYFIPDDSLLDALRVAVLSGVDVRIMIPNKPDHPFVYWATYSNIGDMLKAGATIYVYQKGFLHAKTLVVDGNIASVGTANIDVRSFRLNFEVNAFLYHPDISKTLADRFQEDIADSTELTLKLYQSRSKWIRFKEAISRLLSPIL; encoded by the coding sequence ATGGATTTTTTACCTCACATACTCAGCTTTCTCCTAGCATTTAACGTTCTTCTCGCTCTGGCGATTGTGTTCCTCGAACGAAGGGATGCAAGTGCGACGTGGGCATGGTTGATGGTCTTGTTGTTCTTACCGATCGTCGGCTTTATCTTATACTTAATCTTCGGAAGGCGTTTGAGCAACAAAGAAATTTTTACGTGGGATAAGAAAAGCAGGCTTGGCTTACTGACCGCTGTGCAGGAGCAGCTGCAGGCGATCAAGGAGGATAAGCTGGAAGTGTATCATGAGGACATCATTCCATATGAAGATTTAATTTATATGCACTTAAAGAATAATGATGCATTGCTGTCCCAGAACAATGAAGTGGAAATATTCACGGACGGCCAGAAGAAATTCCATGCTCTGATGCAGGATATTGAAGAAGCGGAGGATCACATTCATCTGCTGTATTATATTCTTAGAGATGATAATCTCGGGCAGAGGCTGGCGGACGTCCTGATAAGGAAAGCACAGCAGGGACTTGAGGTAAAATTACTATATGATGATATGGGCTCGAGGCTCTTGAAGAGAAAGTACAAGAAGAAGCTGGTCGAGGCAGGAGTTCAAGTCGAGTCTTTCTTTCCGTCTCTTATTCCAAAGGTCAATTTCAAAATCAATTATCGTAATCATAGAAAACTGGCAATTATTGATGGGAAGATCGGTTACATCGGCGGTTTCAACATCGGCGATGAATACTTAGGGTTCAACAAGCGTTTCGGATACTGGCGTGATACGCATTTGAGAGTGGAAGGGGAAACGGTCAATCACATGCAGACGCGCTTCATTCTCGACTGGAATCAGGCTTCCAGAAGGGATATCGTCTATGAAGAGCGTTATTATCAGGCGGAACCGAAGGGGGATGTCGGCATGCAGATCGTTTCCAGCGGGCCGGATTCCGAATGGGAGCAGATCAAGCATGGGTACATTAAGATGATTCTGTCTGCTAAGGATTATGTGTACATTCAAACGCCTTACTTCATTCCTGATGACAGTTTGCTGGATGCACTCCGCGTAGCTGTCCTTTCCGGGGTCGACGTCAGGATTATGATCCCCAACAAGCCGGATCATCCATTCGTATACTGGGCTACTTACTCCAATATCGGCGATATGCTGAAGGCGGGAGCAACCATTTATGTATATCAAAAGGGGTTCCTGCATGCGAAAACGTTAGTAGTTGATGGGAATATAGCATCCGTCGGAACAGCAAACATCGATGTTCGAAGCTTTCGGTTGAATTTCGAGGTCAATGCCTTCCTCTACCATCCGGATATCTCCAAAACCCTGGCAGACCGATTTCAGGAAGACATTGCAGATTCGACAGAGCTCACTTTGAAGCTCTATCAATCCAGATCGAAATGGATAAGGTTTAAAGAAGCCATTTCCAGGCTGTTATCACCGATTCTTTAA
- a CDS encoding transcription repressor NadR: MSQSSKKMKASERRDHILTLLKQKRTPVTGSSLAEEMSVTRQVIVGDVSLLKAANEPIVATSQGYMYMTDAKEDMAFERTIVCQHAGESTEEELNILVDHGVHVQDVVVEHPIYGDLTAQLRIANRRDVKKFIRKVESTNASYLLELTGGIHTHTIAADNKEALDEAEEALQEAGILLNQ; encoded by the coding sequence ATGAGTCAATCTTCTAAAAAAATGAAAGCAAGTGAACGGCGCGACCATATTCTAACGTTATTGAAACAGAAGCGTACTCCTGTAACGGGAAGCTCTCTGGCAGAGGAAATGAGCGTGACCCGCCAGGTGATCGTCGGCGATGTGTCCTTGTTGAAAGCTGCCAATGAACCGATTGTCGCTACTAGTCAGGGGTACATGTACATGACAGATGCGAAAGAAGACATGGCATTCGAACGGACGATTGTCTGCCAGCATGCCGGTGAATCAACGGAAGAAGAATTGAATATTCTTGTTGACCACGGAGTCCATGTCCAGGACGTCGTCGTAGAACATCCGATTTACGGCGACTTGACAGCTCAGCTGCGCATAGCGAACAGGCGGGATGTGAAGAAGTTCATTCGGAAGGTCGAGTCCACCAACGCCTCGTATCTTTTGGAACTCACGGGAGGTATTCACACCCACACGATAGCAGCGGATAATAAGGAAGCATTGGATGAAGCAGAAGAAGCCTTGCAAGAAGCCGGTATTCTTCTGAATCAATAG
- a CDS encoding glycoside hydrolase family 32 protein, whose translation MSERDLELRRLANEEVEKHKDTVESDPYRLKYHHMPPVGLLNDPNGFIQWKGTYHLFYQWMPFDTGHGAKFWGHYASEDLVKWRHEPIALTPSDWFDKNGVYSGSAVVHDDELYLFYTGNVKDENDNREAYQCIAVSQDGVHFEKQGVAVNLPEGYTPHFRDPKVWKKADHWYMVIGAQSEDLQGKVVMFQSSDLKNWELMGPVTGSGEGTLGSFGYMWECPDLFELGGKDILIVSPQGLQPQGMNYANTYQSGYFAGALDYNTGKLEHEDFRELDRGFEFYAPQTTLDEQGRRLLFGWMGVPDQYEQAHPTIEYQWVHCMTLPRELTWNGTQIIQKPAEELKQMRGPVLLHSSITINNDQKAIRGIEGKSVEWNLEFEKIEDQFAIELFQYASLSYKDGVLTLSRPHLEDKTKTEFRRVALEQGLKSMRLYVDHSSLEVFINEGEEVMTSRIFPQPEEEHILFTSLGESTFSIEQWKLDGFQHA comes from the coding sequence TTGTCAGAACGCGATTTAGAATTACGAAGACTAGCTAACGAAGAAGTGGAGAAGCATAAGGACACAGTGGAATCCGATCCTTACCGCCTGAAGTATCATCATATGCCCCCGGTCGGGCTGCTGAATGATCCGAACGGATTTATTCAATGGAAAGGTACGTACCATCTTTTCTACCAATGGATGCCCTTCGACACCGGCCATGGTGCGAAGTTTTGGGGCCATTACGCCTCCGAAGACTTAGTGAAATGGCGGCATGAGCCCATAGCTTTGACGCCTTCGGACTGGTTTGACAAAAACGGAGTTTATTCAGGAAGTGCAGTGGTTCATGATGATGAACTCTATCTTTTCTATACGGGAAATGTAAAAGACGAGAATGATAACCGGGAGGCTTATCAATGCATCGCAGTATCGCAAGACGGTGTACACTTCGAGAAACAAGGGGTGGCTGTCAACCTTCCTGAAGGGTACACACCTCACTTCAGAGATCCAAAAGTTTGGAAGAAAGCCGATCATTGGTATATGGTCATTGGAGCACAAAGCGAAGATCTTCAAGGGAAAGTTGTTATGTTCCAGTCATCAGACTTAAAGAACTGGGAGTTGATGGGTCCGGTGACAGGAAGCGGGGAGGGGACCCTTGGCTCCTTCGGTTATATGTGGGAATGTCCCGACTTGTTTGAACTAGGTGGAAAAGACATCCTGATCGTATCGCCTCAAGGGCTGCAACCTCAAGGTATGAACTATGCCAATACGTATCAGAGTGGATACTTCGCAGGTGCTCTTGATTACAACACTGGAAAGCTTGAGCACGAAGACTTCCGGGAACTAGACCGAGGGTTTGAGTTCTATGCCCCTCAAACGACCCTGGACGAACAGGGGAGAAGGCTTCTCTTCGGATGGATGGGTGTGCCTGACCAGTATGAACAGGCCCATCCAACCATCGAATATCAGTGGGTTCACTGCATGACCCTTCCGAGAGAATTGACCTGGAATGGCACGCAGATCATTCAGAAGCCTGCGGAAGAGCTTAAGCAGATGAGAGGACCGGTGCTCCTTCATTCGTCTATTACGATTAACAATGATCAAAAGGCAATCAGAGGGATAGAAGGGAAAAGCGTTGAGTGGAACCTGGAGTTTGAGAAAATTGAGGATCAATTCGCCATCGAGCTTTTCCAATACGCTTCTTTAAGTTATAAGGACGGCGTGCTCACCTTGTCCAGGCCCCATTTGGAGGACAAAACGAAAACGGAATTCCGTCGGGTCGCCCTTGAACAAGGGTTGAAGAGTATGCGTTTGTACGTCGACCACTCCTCTCTTGAAGTATTCATAAATGAAGGGGAAGAAGTTATGACTTCACGAATCTTCCCTCAGCCGGAAGAAGAACATATTCTGTTCACCTCCCTCGGTGAAAGTACATTCTCTATTGAACAATGGAAGCTGGATGGTTTTCAACACGCCTGA
- a CDS encoding aminoimidazole riboside kinase, with protein sequence MKKGIISLGEALIDFIPLDDQNINFQKSPGGAPANVAVGLARLGAKSTFLGKVGDDVLGRFLKETLGSYGVHTDHMYLTQDTRTGVVFVTLGEDGERSFDFYIDPSADRFLEEEEIDDDLFRAHNLFHFGSISMINEPSKSATKKAVARAREEGMIVSYDPNLRLGLWPSGEQAKETILSMLGEADVVKISEEELEFLTGEQEIDKGVRALASYDIPLLYVTMGGEGSHLFTNSGHVHVPAMKVKAVDTTGAGDAFVSGILYQLSERNQAVDELSMEDMESITRFASVSGALAAATKGAMTALPTLDEVEGYLK encoded by the coding sequence ATGAAGAAAGGTATCATCAGTTTAGGAGAAGCCCTGATCGATTTTATCCCTTTGGATGATCAGAACATAAATTTTCAAAAAAGTCCCGGTGGGGCACCTGCTAACGTAGCCGTCGGTCTTGCACGGCTTGGAGCAAAATCTACGTTCCTCGGTAAAGTAGGAGACGACGTACTCGGACGCTTTTTGAAAGAGACACTGGGCAGCTATGGTGTACATACGGACCACATGTACTTAACGCAGGACACGAGGACCGGTGTCGTATTCGTTACGCTTGGGGAAGACGGAGAACGAAGCTTTGATTTCTACATCGACCCAAGTGCCGATCGTTTTCTTGAGGAAGAAGAGATTGATGATGATTTATTCCGAGCTCATAACTTATTCCACTTCGGTTCGATTTCCATGATCAATGAGCCTTCGAAGTCTGCTACCAAGAAGGCGGTTGCGCGTGCCCGAGAAGAAGGGATGATTGTTTCTTATGATCCTAACCTCCGACTCGGGTTGTGGCCTTCCGGAGAGCAGGCGAAAGAAACAATTCTTTCTATGCTCGGAGAGGCGGATGTTGTGAAAATCTCAGAAGAAGAATTGGAATTTCTTACAGGGGAACAGGAAATAGATAAAGGTGTAAGAGCACTTGCATCGTATGACATTCCATTGCTTTACGTAACGATGGGCGGGGAAGGAAGTCATCTGTTTACAAATTCCGGTCATGTCCACGTTCCGGCTATGAAAGTAAAAGCTGTCGACACCACAGGAGCGGGGGATGCCTTTGTTTCAGGGATCCTTTATCAATTAAGCGAGCGTAATCAAGCTGTTGACGAGTTATCTATGGAAGACATGGAATCGATTACTCGTTTTGCAAGTGTATCGGGTGCGCTTGCGGCCGCGACCAAAGGGGCAATGACGGCATTACCGACCTTGGATGAGGTCGAAGGATATTTGAAATAA
- a CDS encoding PTS sugar transporter subunit IIA yields the protein MFKKLFGKKSVEEQIVAPVNGKVVPLDEVDDPVFSQRMMGDGIAVEPSDGKVVAPVSGEIVQLFPTNHAIGIKTKSGVEVLVHIGLETVSMEGEGFEGHVKTGDHVDVGDHLITFDVELVKEKAKSTITPVVITNYDDIVDQFDPAYSDGASAGQTTVATLQTK from the coding sequence ATGTTTAAGAAACTATTTGGTAAGAAAAGTGTAGAAGAGCAAATCGTAGCACCTGTAAATGGTAAGGTTGTACCTCTGGACGAAGTGGACGACCCTGTATTCAGTCAGCGGATGATGGGGGACGGAATCGCTGTCGAACCCAGCGACGGAAAGGTCGTGGCACCCGTTTCCGGAGAAATTGTCCAGCTGTTCCCGACGAATCACGCGATCGGAATTAAAACGAAATCCGGTGTGGAAGTTCTTGTCCATATCGGTCTTGAAACCGTCTCCATGGAAGGAGAAGGGTTTGAAGGACATGTGAAAACCGGCGACCACGTGGATGTCGGAGATCATTTGATCACGTTCGATGTTGAATTAGTGAAAGAGAAAGCGAAAAGCACGATTACACCAGTGGTCATCACGAACTATGATGATATCGTCGATCAATTCGACCCTGCTTATTCCGACGGTGCAAGCGCAGGTCAGACGACCGTTGCCACACTCCAGACAAAATAA
- the megL gene encoding methionine gamma-lyase: MKREKKQIETEMIHGGPERNYEGSLAAPIFQTSTFSFSSAAEGERRFAGEEEGYIYTRLGNPTVRALEDRIAVLEGGEKGLAFASGMAAVSAVLIALTKTGDHILCSNGLYGCTFGLLTMMEEKYDITHSFSHMRTEEEVREQITDRTTCVFIETPINPTMRVIDLEMVAKAAKEYGVPVVVDNTFCTPYLQRPLEKGCDIVIHSATKYISGHGDVIAGLVVGDEEFMNRLRMSEQKDIGGVLSPFDAWLLLRGLKTLHVRMDRHSSNAQVIADKLASHPRVERVYYPGVREIDSPAGRQMRNGGGVVAFELSGGKREAQNFIDRLSFIRIAVSLGDAETLIQHPASMTHAVVPAHKREEMGITDSLIRLSVGLEAADDIWHDIYQALSV, from the coding sequence ATGAAAAGGGAGAAAAAACAGATAGAGACAGAGATGATCCATGGTGGTCCGGAAAGAAACTACGAAGGAAGTTTAGCAGCACCGATTTTTCAAACGTCCACTTTTTCGTTCTCATCGGCTGCGGAGGGGGAGCGCCGATTTGCCGGGGAAGAGGAAGGGTATATATATACGCGCCTCGGAAACCCGACCGTGCGGGCGTTGGAAGATAGAATCGCTGTGTTGGAAGGCGGCGAGAAAGGGCTTGCTTTTGCATCGGGAATGGCAGCTGTTTCCGCTGTGTTGATCGCCCTGACGAAAACAGGGGATCATATCCTGTGTTCCAACGGGTTGTACGGATGTACATTCGGGCTGCTTACCATGATGGAGGAGAAGTATGACATTACACACAGTTTCAGTCATATGAGGACAGAAGAGGAAGTGCGGGAGCAAATAACGGATAGGACGACGTGTGTCTTCATTGAAACGCCGATTAATCCTACAATGCGGGTGATTGATCTTGAGATGGTCGCAAAAGCAGCTAAGGAATATGGTGTTCCGGTCGTGGTGGACAATACATTCTGCACCCCTTATCTCCAGCGCCCATTGGAAAAAGGGTGCGATATTGTTATCCATAGTGCGACGAAATATATCAGCGGACACGGAGATGTTATTGCAGGTCTTGTGGTCGGCGATGAAGAATTCATGAACCGTCTTCGAATGTCGGAACAGAAGGACATAGGTGGAGTATTGTCTCCTTTTGATGCCTGGCTGCTTTTGAGAGGATTAAAAACGCTCCATGTCCGTATGGATCGCCACAGTTCAAATGCACAAGTGATTGCTGATAAGCTGGCTTCTCACCCGAGAGTAGAGCGTGTCTATTATCCTGGAGTAAGGGAGATAGACAGCCCGGCCGGCCGGCAGATGAGAAATGGCGGTGGAGTCGTTGCTTTTGAACTGAGTGGAGGCAAGCGTGAGGCGCAGAACTTCATTGACAGATTATCGTTTATTCGGATTGCCGTCAGCCTTGGGGATGCGGAGACGCTTATTCAGCACCCCGCCTCGATGACCCATGCAGTCGTACCGGCACACAAAAGGGAAGAAATGGGGATTACCGATTCGCTGATCCGCCTGTCCGTAGGACTTGAAGCAGCTGATGATATTTGGCATGATATATATCAAGCATTATCCGTGTGA
- a CDS encoding MFS transporter codes for MEKEPLWTKNFLTVCASNFFLFLVFYLMFVTMPLYAMDGLHVGEGEAGLVITIFLIAAILIRPLTGHWVETIGRRRIALTALSIFGVSAVLYLLTDAFTAVLAIRFLQGIGFGMGTTVLGAMAADVIPVQRKGEGMGYFAMSMNIAMVIGPFLGLFLVKNTGFRFMFLTCLVFAFAALVTALFITISEERSGSMQRSFVPKVSGLFEVTVIPIALTGAVMALAYSGVLSFVSVYAKGLGLETYATFFFVVYAVVLLLSRPFTGKWFDQHGENVIVVPAIAVFGIGMILLSIADSGLLLLISGGLIGLGWGTIVPSFQTIALKKVPERPGAATATFFAIFDTGMGVGSYVVGAVASGIGFSSLYFNSSFLVFAGIIIYMVLHGRRKQKASPRIEYSS; via the coding sequence ATGGAAAAGGAACCACTATGGACGAAGAATTTTTTGACGGTATGCGCCAGTAACTTTTTCTTATTTCTCGTCTTTTACTTAATGTTCGTTACGATGCCGTTGTATGCAATGGACGGTCTTCACGTCGGGGAGGGGGAAGCTGGACTTGTCATTACGATCTTTCTTATCGCTGCCATTCTCATCCGTCCATTGACGGGACATTGGGTGGAGACGATTGGAAGGCGCCGCATTGCTCTGACCGCTCTCTCCATTTTTGGAGTCAGTGCAGTTTTGTACCTGTTGACGGACGCATTTACGGCTGTACTCGCTATTCGTTTTCTTCAAGGAATCGGATTTGGTATGGGGACGACGGTTCTGGGCGCGATGGCGGCAGATGTTATTCCAGTTCAGAGGAAAGGCGAGGGGATGGGATACTTTGCCATGTCTATGAATATTGCCATGGTCATCGGACCTTTCCTTGGGCTGTTCCTTGTTAAGAATACGGGGTTTCGTTTCATGTTCCTGACGTGCCTTGTCTTCGCCTTTGCTGCTTTGGTGACGGCTCTGTTTATTACGATATCGGAGGAACGTAGTGGATCGATGCAGCGTAGCTTCGTTCCGAAAGTGTCAGGCCTCTTTGAAGTAACGGTCATCCCGATTGCGCTGACGGGAGCAGTGATGGCGCTCGCGTACTCCGGGGTGCTGTCGTTTGTATCCGTGTATGCGAAGGGGCTGGGACTGGAAACATATGCAACATTCTTCTTTGTCGTATATGCGGTCGTGCTCCTCCTTTCTCGTCCATTTACAGGCAAATGGTTTGATCAGCACGGAGAGAATGTCATCGTCGTTCCTGCGATTGCCGTTTTTGGAATCGGAATGATTCTATTGAGCATCGCAGACAGCGGCTTGCTGCTGCTCATCTCCGGCGGTTTGATCGGCTTAGGCTGGGGAACCATCGTCCCGAGCTTTCAAACGATTGCATTGAAAAAAGTGCCGGAGCGCCCCGGTGCCGCGACAGCTACTTTCTTCGCAATCTTCGATACGGGAATGGGTGTCGGCTCTTACGTAGTAGGAGCAGTGGCATCAGGAATCGGCTTTTCTTCTCTGTATTTCAATAGTTCCTTCCTTGTTTTTGCCGGGATCATCATTTATATGGTTCTCCATGGAAGAAGGAAACAGAAGGCGAGCCCCCGCATAGAATATAGTAGTTAA
- a CDS encoding MarR family winged helix-turn-helix transcriptional regulator, with product MSLIFHHIQQLSRNVNQYLNEALKEEEIYMSHWAVLFQLYSNGGVMTQSVLRERLNIEAPPLSRVIVKLESLGYVSKGPSEDQRTNDITLTEAGTKAFPRWQQAIQDSEERLLKELGADNERDLESLIKHLSDIISKERRKSN from the coding sequence GTGTCACTCATCTTTCACCACATTCAGCAATTATCCCGTAATGTGAATCAATATTTGAATGAAGCGCTCAAGGAGGAAGAAATCTACATGTCCCATTGGGCTGTCCTGTTCCAACTGTATTCCAATGGAGGAGTGATGACGCAGTCCGTATTGAGAGAGCGGCTTAATATCGAAGCGCCTCCTTTGTCGAGGGTCATCGTTAAATTAGAGAGTTTGGGATACGTATCCAAAGGTCCCAGCGAAGATCAACGAACAAATGACATCACTCTTACCGAGGCTGGCACAAAAGCATTCCCGAGATGGCAGCAAGCCATCCAAGATTCAGAAGAAAGGCTTCTGAAGGAACTGGGTGCGGATAATGAACGGGATCTTGAGTCTTTAATCAAGCATTTATCGGATATAATTTCGAAGGAAAGAAGGAAGTCAAATTGA